A single Bos mutus isolate GX-2022 chromosome 25, NWIPB_WYAK_1.1, whole genome shotgun sequence DNA region contains:
- the LOC102268328 gene encoding NXPE family member 3 has translation MQDLLITARCPSAARAPPAHKSSGSLPQGFSGLTHLLHWPLTPGDGGDLLASTSPQTSTYHLRSPAQTSYTLGGYLEAILIARDHQGRPKAHGGDLFRAQLLGPDLKAGVPGDVTDLENGTYLLTLPLLWAGQAQVQVRLIHSSEAVRVLRGIWRDQWATVDFTGYFRGPTGYEETVTCNVNPLLIGEEEGTCHYRDEDSGELWFCARPPTLPCDSLVGHSSGRYWNVTTPHEEALLARNVTNKTLPQGIPPIWVAQENNRSLVLSPPQPCHPGIPAPRPSGFYHQNVWHSLSCSSRSFSTADSILRCLAGRVVHMMGDSTLRQWWEYHMMGTGDYSKPVDLHATYHTGPLMAVDTTRAIVLQWRTHSWPLRSLRTPVAALHSVVRELGGLAGGPHTVVVLSLGAHFTTFPPSVFVQRLAGVRAAVAALLAREPDTLVVIKLANTGYKSVYGSDWFTLQVNRLLRAAFVDLRVAFVDAWEMTSSLALPDSIHPGRCVVRNEVDLLLSHVCPT, from the exons atgcaggatctcttaATCACAG CGCGCTGTCCCTCTGCCGCCAGGGCCCCGCCTGCCCACAAGTCTTCTGGCTCTCTCCCCCAGGGGTTCTCAGGCCTGACCCATCTTCTGCACTGGCCTCTGACCCCAGGAGATGGGGGGGACCTTCTGGCTTCCACCAGCCCCCAGACTTCCACCTACCACCTGAGGAGTCCTGCTCAGACTAGCTACACCCTGGGAGGCTACCTGGAGGCCATCCTCATCGCCAGAGACCACCAGGGCAGGCCCAAGGCCCATGGTGGGGATCTGTTTCGGGCACAGCTGCTGGGTCCTGACCTGAAGGCAGGTGTCCCTGGAGATGTCACAGACCTGGAGAACGGCACATACCTGCTGACGCTCCCCCTGCTCTGGGCTGGGCAGGCCCAGGTGCAAGTGCGGCTGATCCACTCCAGCGAGGCAGTCAGGGTTCTGCGGGGCATCTGGAGAGACCAATGGGCCACGGTTGATTTCACGGGCTATTTCCGGGGGCCCACAGGATACGAAGAAACTGTGACTTGCAATGTTAACCCCCTGTTAATTGGGGAGGAAGAGGGCACCTGTCACTACAGGGATGAAGATTCAGGTGAGCTCTGGTTCTGTGCTCGACCTCCGACCCTGCCCTGTGACTCACTGGTAGGACATTCAAGTGGACGCTACTGGAACGTGACCACACCACACGAGGAGGCCCTGCTGGCACG GAATGTGACAAACAAGACCCTCCCTCAGGGCATTCCTCCAATCTGGGTGGCCCAGGAGAACAACAGAAGTCTGG TCCTGTCCCCTCCGCAACCCTGCCACCCTGGAATCCCAGCCCCGAGGCCCTCTGGATTCTACCACCAAAACGTGTGGCACTCACTGTCCTGCTCCAGCCGCTCCTTCTCCACCGCCGACAGCATCCTGCGCTGCCTGGCTGGCCGCGTCGTCCACATGATGGGGGACTCCACGCTCCGGCAGTGGTGGGAGTACCACATGATGGGGACTG gtgattattctaaa CCGGTGGATCTACACGCCACGTATCACACGGGGCCGCTGATGGCCGTGGACACCACCCGGGCCATAGTGCTGCAGTGGCGCACACACAGCTGGCCCCTGCGTTCTCTTCGCACCCCTGTGGCTGCCCTGCACTCCGTGGTCCGGGAACTGGGGGGCCTGGCTGGGGGCCCCCACACTGTGGTGGTGCTGAGCCTGGGCGCCCACTTCACCACCTTCCCTCCGTCCGTCTTCGTGCAACGACTGGCAGGGGTCCGGGCTGCTGTGGCTGCGCTGCTGGCCCGGGAGCCCGACACCCTGGTGGTCATCAAACTGGCCAACACCGGCTACAAGTCTGTGTACGGCAGCGACTGGTTCACCCTCCAGGTGAACCGGCTCCTCCGAGCTGCCTTTGTCGACCTCCGCGTGGCCTTTGTGGACGCCTGGGAAATGACCTCCAGCCTGGCCCTGCCCGACAGCATCCACCCGGGGAGGTGCGTCGTCCGAAACGAGGTGGACCTCCTGCTCTCCCATGTCTGCCCCACCTGA